One Astatotilapia calliptera chromosome 1, fAstCal1.2, whole genome shotgun sequence DNA segment encodes these proteins:
- the LOC113025397 gene encoding uncharacterized protein LOC113025397: protein MSGRGRVRARGPGRRAGPRRGQGRGVRMRGGGIPRAARTVVSDEIRATIIDHVINHGLSLREAGERVQPNLRRSTVASIIRIFQQTNRMQRLPPSGGRGKLLSNDQELAIVEMVTANNAIKLREIQTRIVADHEIFDNIDRISLTTITRTLSKHRVRMKQLYAVPFERNSERVKELRRQYVQRVMELEANQAPHKFIYIDEAGFNLAKRRRRGRNVIGKRATVDVPGQRGANITMCAAIANAGLLLHRCQVGPYNTERLLAFLNDLHQRLVPEQGQEGENMRTFVITWDNVAFHHSQAITTWFEVHPRLVSLFLPPYSPFLNPIEEFFSAWRWKVYDHQPHDQMSLLEAMDAGSRDITVDDCQGWIRHTRRFYPRCIDLDNIRCDVDENMWPNPEDRRD, encoded by the exons ATGTCTGGTCGAGGAAGAGTAAGAGCAAGGGGcccagggagaagagcaggccCAAGGAGAGGGCAAGGTAGAGGTGTAAGAATGCGTGGTGGTGGCATTCCAAGGGCTGCAAGAACAGTAGTCAGTGATGAAATTCGTGCCACTATCattgaccatgtaatcaaccatgGTCTTTCACTAAGAGAGGCTGGTGAAAGAGTGCAGCCCAATTTGAGGCGGTCAACGGTTGCCTCCATTATACGCATCTTTCAACAAACCAACAG AATGCAACGTCTTCCACCCTCTGGGGGAAGAGGAAAGCTCCTCAGTAATGATCAGGAGCTTGCCATTGTAGAAATGGTTACTGcaaataatgcaataaaactgCGTGAAATTCAAACTAGAATTGTGGCGGACCATGAGATATTTGACAATATCGATAGAATCAGCCTCACAACCATTACGCGGACATTGTCCAAACACAGAGTGCGGATGAAGCAGCTCTACGCTGTTCCctttgagaggaacagtgagagggtCAAGGAGCTACGACGACAATATGTCCAG AGAGTTATGGAATTGGAGGCCAACCAGGCCCCTCATAAATTCATATACATCGATGAGGCAGGATTCAATCTGGCCAAAAGGCGTCGACGTGGACGAAATGTAATTGGAAAAAGGGCCACAGTTGATGTGCCAGGACAGAGAGGGGCAAACATTACCATGTGTGCAGCAATTGCAAATGCAGGATTACTCCTTCACAGATGTCAGGTTGGACCCTATAATACAGAGCGCTTGCTTGCCTTTCTCAATGATCTCCACCAGCGCCTGGTTCCAGAGCAGGGTCAGGAGGGTGAAAACATGAGGACCTTTGTAATTACCTGGGACAATGTGGCTTTCCATCACTCGCAAGCAATAACAACATGGTTTGAAGTCCACCCAAGACTGGTAAGTCTCTTCCTTCCACCCTATTCACCtttcctcaaccccatagaggaGTTCTTTTCTGCATGGAGGTGGAAGGTTTATGACCATCAGCCACATGACCAGATGTCCCTCCTCGAAGCCATGGATGCTGGCTCCAGGGACATCACAGTTGACGATTGCCAAGGGTGGATCCGACATACCAGGCGGTTTTATCCCAGGTGCATCGACTTGGATAACATCAGatgtgatgttgatgaaaacatgtGGCCTAACCCTGAAGATCGCAGAGATTAG